The Kosmotoga olearia TBF 19.5.1 sequence TTGTCTGGGGTGAATCTGAAAGGAATAACGGATTGTTCTGAAACGCCGTTGGCGCCCAAAAATAGCTTTTTATCGTTGCCGAGCAGTTCAAAATAGTATTCGAGGTTCTGCAAATCAGTTAGATGGATTCTGAAATAGTCCTGATTTCCGGAGTTTTTCAAAAACGGCATTTCTAATTTTGCGCCATTTATGTGGATGAACGCTTTAGTGAAAGCTTCTTCTTTTCCTGAGACGCTCAAGTAAAATTCTCCCGGCTTCACGGGATTAAAATATTCTCTATCCCATATTTTGTGGGTTGCGGGTTCAAGATCTTCAACCCTGAAAATGTTGAAGGTTTTACCCTCAATGTTTGTTGTCTCTTTGAAAGGATCAATAAGGCGGTTACCAGATTCATCAGTGAAATAGTAATTATAGGTCCCGTTGTCCAAGCTCACTGACAGATACCACCAACTGCCTGCAGCCTTTTCCAGAGGAACCGGTTCCCACTCGGTGAAATCACCTATTAAAAACACCTGCTGGTCTGACTCGATAAAGAAATCCGCTGCGAAACCTAAACAAGCCAACATGATAAACAACAAAAGTAAAGCTTTCCTCATCCAAACATCTCCCTACTTTTTAAGCTTAGCTGTCTATTAGTATCATAACAGTTTCTGGGGACTCAGCAAAACAAATCTTTCCTTTTGTATTTTAGTTATGAGTTGGTACGGTTGAGGACAATGTTTTGCTTATTTCGCAGTGAAAAATTACGAATCCGAGTAATCCCAGAAAATATACTTTGAAGTATTATGTTTCACAGTATTATGTTTTGAAACATAATATGATAGAATCTGAGTGGGAGGGATTGTATGTTTGTAGATAGAAAAGAAGAGTTCTCAGTTCTTGAAAGAGAATACAGGAAATCTTCTTCATTCGTTGTTTTATACGGAAGGAGACGAACCGGCAAGACCACTCTTATAGAAAGATTCATTGAAAACAAACCAGCTTTGTATTTCCTTGCAACGGAGGAACCTGAGGTTGTCCAGCGGAGAAGATTCCAGAGACTGCTCTTTGATTATACTGGTGATAGGGTACTTTCTAATTTTGACCAGCCACTGGACTGGGAGAGTCTGTTTTTGATGTTTTCAAGGCAAAAAGGAAAGAAAATACTTGTGATAGATGAGTTTCAGTATCTGGCTACTGTGAACCCAGCATTCCCGTCAGTTTTTCAAATGGTTTGGGATAGCTATTTGAAGGAATCCAATACTATGGTTATTCTCTGCGGTTCTCTTATAACCATGATGCTCAGTCAGGTTCTCAATTATTCAAGCCCGCTGTACGGTCGGCGCACCGCACAGATATTGCTCAAACCAATGAACTTTGAGATCTGTAGTGAATTCTTCGATTTCAGAGATAAGGAAAAGCTCCTTGAGTTTTATTCGATCACTGGAGGTATTCCCAAATACATAGAAGAGGCAAGAAGGTTTGAGGATCCTATCAAGTTCATCGTAGAGGCTGTTCTGAATAAGGACAGTTATCTGTACAGGGAGCCCTTTTTCCTTCTTGAAAAAGAAACGGACGCGGTAGGAACTTATATGTCAATAATAGCGCAGATCGCGGATGGAAAAAACAGGATAGGGGAAATAGCATCGGCGTTCAACAGTAATCCAAGCCATCTTACAAGATATCTTAAGGTGCTGAGAGATCTGGACTTCGTCGAACGGATGGTTCCGGTTACCGAGAAAAACCCTGAAAGGTCAAAGAAAGGTATTTATTTGATCAAGGACAGGTTCTTAAATTTCTGGTTCCACTATGTTTTTCCCTTTCTAGACTATCTGGAAATTCGAAAGATAGACCCAGCGTTAAAGAGTATCGAAAACACGTTCCGTTCCGTTCTGGTGCCACTTGTGTACGAAGACCTATGTAGGGAAGCCGCCTATACGATGGCAGCCAGGGGAGAATTACCCTTTGTTCCAGAAAAAATCGGAAAATGGTGGGATAGGAAGAATGATGTGGACATAGTGGGTATTTCAGAGGATAGAATAATCACCGGTGAATGCAAATTCACCTCGAATCCCATGGACACAAGGTCGCTCTATCTTCTTGAAAAACGTACCGATATGATCTCCCGGGGGAAGGAACCATTTTATATATTGTTTTCTAAAAGCGGGTTTACGTCAGAGCTTCAAGAGATAGCAAGAAAGAGGAATGACATCAAGCTCATAACTTTTCTACCAGACTGACAATGTAACGGTGAATTTGTCAAAAATCGGTTAAGAGAGGTCGTCTGCGTCTTTGTCTAAATTCTTGACTTTCTTCAGATAATCCATTACGTTTTTATCGAGGTCATAGAGATAAGTGTATTTAAGTTTTTCTCCAACAGTCATGGCTATTTTTCTGAATAAATCAGTGATTTTGAAACTAATAAATCTGCCCTGCGTTATGCAGGGCAGGTGTAAAGGTATCTTGGAAACAATAAAATGCGCTTCTTTTTTAATTAAATGTTCATTCAAAATAGACTAAGTTTAGTATGTAATTCTAAGGAATCAGAATTTTTAAAGATGAAATCTCTCATGCTTTACTGTCCACATATTCCGTAAAGTGTAACCCATAACATATCGATCACCAATTGCGGATTTGCCGGGTTAGATATATCTATCATCACCATAAAAAATAGGGACAGACTCCTTTTTTCGGTGTCTGTCCCTATTTTTGAAAGGGTAAGATTCTGGATAGAACATTTCCAAAATGACGAACAGGGAGATCTCGCCTTGCTAGCCCGACACTTGTTCCCTAACCTGTTATCCTGAACTTGATTCATGTTCTGCAAGGGTCTCTCTATACCCCATACGCTCTTGGATTCTCGATTCTTACGTACAACCTACAACGTGTAACCCGCAACGTGTTATATTCTCGGATTCTCGGGTCTCGGACTCTCGGATTTTATACAGTATGCTGTGCCTTATAAATAGCCGATAACAATAATGTGCATGCCCTTCCCTTATATTTTGGAGAAAACCGGTTGATGCGATAAAGTATGAATGCAAATTTAGTAAATATACATTTAGTAAATTTCGACAAAGAGTGGTGACGGTTGTGATCAATAGAAAAACCGAAAAAGCTTTTATTCAGAAGAAGATGAATTCAAAAAAGGCAGAACTTTTGGTTTTATATGGTAGAAGGCGGGTTGGGAAGACCTACCTTCTTGAGAATTCTTTCGATTCCCCTCTTTTCTTCACAGCAGATCTTTCCAGCCCCAGGCAGCTTATGAATAATTTTATGGATCCTTTAAGGGAAATCCTCAATCTCCCGGATAGTTTGAGAATTTCCAACTGGGATGAGTTTTTTCAGTTTCTTGCTAATGCAGTAAGAACCTTGAAAACCAAACAAGCAATCATCTTTGACGAGTTTCAATATATCTCCCAGAAAGACGATTCCTTTCTCTCTATATTTCAATGATGGTGGGATAAAGAATTTTCAAAACTACCGGTAGTTATTGTTCTATGTGGTTCATATGTTGGAATGATTGAAAAGATAGCCCTCTCTGTAAATAGTCCAATCTATGGGAGAAGAACAGGACAGTACTTGGTGTCTCCCATGAATTTCTTTGATGCTTCTTTGTTTCTCGAAAAGATGGATATTGAAAGCAGGATCAAAACGTATTCAGTCTCAGGTGGAATTCCTCTTTATTTAAATGAGTTTAGTGATTATTCTAATTTCTCCAAGGCGTTAAAAGAAAAGGTTCTTAGCGCTGGTGAATTTTTGTTGGAAGAGGGAAGGTTCTTAACTCTCGAAGAATTTTCAAGGGACCCAGCTACATATTTCGATATTCTCAAGGCAGTTGCAAACGGACGAACTAAGCCAAAAGAGATTTCTGATTTAACTGAAATACCTTACAAAGGACTAGGTACTTACCTCGCAAAATTGTTGGATTTGAAGTTGTTAAGGAAAGAATTTCCATTTTCTTTGAAAAAACCCCGAAGGACACCACTTTATTTTATCGATGATGGATACCTAAGATTTTATTTCAAATTTCTGTATCCTCACAAAGAACTTATTTACCGGGGAAGAAGCGACTACTTAATGAAAATAATATCGAAAGCGCTTCCACAGTTTGTTTCCTTCACTTTTGAAAAAATCGCAAAGCAGTATCTGGAAAAAATAGTTAAACCTGAAAAGATAGGAAGATGGTGGCGAAAAGACGAAGAAATAGATATCGTAGCCACCTGTGGGAATACTTTAGTAGTTTGCGAGGTTAAATGGACTAACAAGCCTGTTGGAAGCAGTGTATTGGACAACCTTCAAAGAAAAGCGGGATTACTTCAGGAAGACATAGGGAAGAATTTTGAAAAGGTGATCTATTATCTTTTCTCGAAATCTGGATTCGTTGGCATAAAATCACTGGATAATTTGGTTCTGGTAGATCTTGGGGGTATTGATTCGAGACCAGAGAAACAAGACTAAAGACTCGAGAGGGCTCTTTACAGTTGATACGCGCCTTTGGCGGAATAGGATCCGAGAACGGAGATTCGAGAGGCTATGATTTATAGATCCTGAATCAAGTTCAGGATGATAAACCAGGTATGCGAAGCGGTCAGCTTTCGAAGCGCAAGGAGCATGCTCTGACGTTGGGAGCGACTGCGTCACTGATATAAAGAACAGTTCACAGCATTACAACAGCAGTACCTTGCCACATACCGCTATTTTCAAAAAGCATGTAAAGAACAAGATTCTGGATTAAAGATTTCCAGAATGACAGTCTTTTTCAACCACGAAGGGGTTCGAGACAACCACGAAGTGGTTCGGAACAACTCCGAAGGAGTTCGTTACAATCCCGAAGGGATTCGTATCTGTTGCGAAGCAACTTTCTCGGCTCTCACCTACTATGTCAAGTCAAGGAGACAGACTCTCGGATTCTGGTGTTCTTATCTTGTTTACCCTCGCGTTTTTCTCCCGATCAAAAACTTCATGAATCCTTCGAGCTCTTTCACTCCTAATAGCTTCGCCAAAAGCATGAAGATTGCTGTACCTGCCACTATTTCGATTAAGCTGGAGAGAGTGGAGAAAGGCAGAAGAGCTTTCAGAAGCACCAGCACAAAAACCATTCCAGATGTGCAAATGGCAATTTTAAGTGTTTCCCTGATGTAGCCGCTTTCGTAGCCTATTTTTTTGAATATCCCAAACGAGACGATCATCGCTCCAAGTATTCCCGCGATGGTTGTTGCCCAAGCGATTCCCACAGGTCCTATAGTAAGCCCCAGGATGATATCCAGCAGGATATTTGTACCCGCCATTATCATTGCTACTATTGAAGGAAATCTGGGATTTTTCCTTGCGTAGTGAGCCCTCGAAAAAATGCCGAAGATACCGTAAAAGGGCATTCCAACAGCATAAGCTCTCAAGATTCGTGAGGTGTTCAGGGTATCCTCGAAGGTGAATTTCCCTCTCTGGAATAGAAGGGCAACAATTTCTTTTGAAAGGATCATCAAGCCGATTGTTGCCGGGATAACAAAGAACATCAGGGTTCCGAAGGCTTCCCACAGGATCTTTTTAAAATCTTCCCGTTCGTTGTCTCCCGCGAACTTCGAAAGTTCTGCTAGAGAGACAGTTGCCACAGCTACCGCGAACATTCCCAAAGGAAGTTGGTAAAGCCTCATAGCATATTGGAGGCTTGATACCGCTCCACTTCCCAGTTCTGTTGCTACTCTCGTGTCAACCAGCGAATTGAGCTGGGTGATTGCAGGAGAAATCATGGCGATCAGAAACATTAAACTGAATTCTCTGGCGCTTTCTTTATCGAACGTTAATGTGAACCTGAATCCTCTCTTCGAAGAAGCGATTATCAATACCGTAAGTTGAGCTACACCACCAATAATGAAGCCAATCGTTGGTCCCAGGATTGGAGGGTTGAGATATCTGGATAGAACGATTCCTGTAATGGTAGAAATATTTATAAATGCAGGGGACAGAGCGGCAATGAAATAAAAGTTGAGACTGTTCAGTATCCCGTAAAAAACGCTCCAGGTTGAAATCAACAAGACAAAGGGAAAAGTGATTTTCATGAGCTTTGCTGTGAGTTCGATTACCTCGGGCTCGAATCCTCCGGCAAAAGTAACGGATATAGGTTCCGAGAAAAAAATCCCAATGAGAGAGATTGCCCCGGTAATGGAAACGACCAGAATCAGAATAGTGGAAGCAAATTTAAAGGCCTCTACTAAAGACTTTTTTTTCTTTTCAGCGAAAAGCGGAACAAACACCATTGAGAGAGCACCTTCGGCGAAGATTTTCCTGAGAAAAAAAGGTATTAAAATCGCCACGAGATAGGCATCATATTGGCTGGAGGTGCCAAAGTAACCCGCAAAAAAGGCGTCGCGGAGTAATCCAGTGATTCTTGAAATCATGGTGGCAAGTGCAAATGCCAGCGTTCCTTTTATTATACTTTGATTCATTAATCACTTCCTCCATTGGTTTACAAAGCTTCTACATGGTCAAGTATAACCGAAAAAGAAGGTTATTGGAAATTTAACCAGAGAATTGGTATGGTAAGATTTTTGAAGCATGACAATCAGATTGTCTGGGGGGATGAGAATGATTTATAGGGAAGATGAGAGGATTCTTTTTATCCGTATGGATGATGGAGAGAACTTTGTAGAGAATCTGGAAAAAGTTCTACGGGAGGCAGGTGTGACTTCTGGCGTCATAATCAGTGGCGTTGGGATGCTCAGAGATTTAGAAATAGGTTGGTTTAATGTTGAAAAGATGGTGTATGAAAAAGAGCAAATTTCCGTACCTCATGAATTGGTAAGCATATCTGGAAATATATCACTTTTGGAAGGTAATCCTT is a genomic window containing:
- a CDS encoding ATP-binding protein, translating into MFVDRKEEFSVLEREYRKSSSFVVLYGRRRTGKTTLIERFIENKPALYFLATEEPEVVQRRRFQRLLFDYTGDRVLSNFDQPLDWESLFLMFSRQKGKKILVIDEFQYLATVNPAFPSVFQMVWDSYLKESNTMVILCGSLITMMLSQVLNYSSPLYGRRTAQILLKPMNFEICSEFFDFRDKEKLLEFYSITGGIPKYIEEARRFEDPIKFIVEAVLNKDSYLYREPFFLLEKETDAVGTYMSIIAQIADGKNRIGEIASAFNSNPSHLTRYLKVLRDLDFVERMVPVTEKNPERSKKGIYLIKDRFLNFWFHYVFPFLDYLEIRKIDPALKSIENTFRSVLVPLVYEDLCREAAYTMAARGELPFVPEKIGKWWDRKNDVDIVGISEDRIITGECKFTSNPMDTRSLYLLEKRTDMISRGKEPFYILFSKSGFTSELQEIARKRNDIKLITFLPD
- a CDS encoding aminoglycoside 6-adenylyltransferase codes for the protein MNEHLIKKEAHFIVSKIPLHLPCITQGRFISFKITDLFRKIAMTVGEKLKYTYLYDLDKNVMDYLKKVKNLDKDADDLS
- a CDS encoding AAA family ATPase, whose amino-acid sequence is MINRKTEKAFIQKKMNSKKAELLVLYGRRRVGKTYLLENSFDSPLFFTADLSSPRQLMNNFMDPLREILNLPDSLRISNWDEFFQFLANAVRTLKTKQAIIFDEFQYISQKDDSFLSIFQ
- a CDS encoding ATP-binding protein; translated protein: MIEKIALSVNSPIYGRRTGQYLVSPMNFFDASLFLEKMDIESRIKTYSVSGGIPLYLNEFSDYSNFSKALKEKVLSAGEFLLEEGRFLTLEEFSRDPATYFDILKAVANGRTKPKEISDLTEIPYKGLGTYLAKLLDLKLLRKEFPFSLKKPRRTPLYFIDDGYLRFYFKFLYPHKELIYRGRSDYLMKIISKALPQFVSFTFEKIAKQYLEKIVKPEKIGRWWRKDEEIDIVATCGNTLVVCEVKWTNKPVGSSVLDNLQRKAGLLQEDIGKNFEKVIYYLFSKSGFVGIKSLDNLVLVDLGGIDSRPEKQD
- the murJ gene encoding murein biosynthesis integral membrane protein MurJ, whose product is MNQSIIKGTLAFALATMISRITGLLRDAFFAGYFGTSSQYDAYLVAILIPFFLRKIFAEGALSMVFVPLFAEKKKKSLVEAFKFASTILILVVSITGAISLIGIFFSEPISVTFAGGFEPEVIELTAKLMKITFPFVLLISTWSVFYGILNSLNFYFIAALSPAFINISTITGIVLSRYLNPPILGPTIGFIIGGVAQLTVLIIASSKRGFRFTLTFDKESAREFSLMFLIAMISPAITQLNSLVDTRVATELGSGAVSSLQYAMRLYQLPLGMFAVAVATVSLAELSKFAGDNEREDFKKILWEAFGTLMFFVIPATIGLMILSKEIVALLFQRGKFTFEDTLNTSRILRAYAVGMPFYGIFGIFSRAHYARKNPRFPSIVAMIMAGTNILLDIILGLTIGPVGIAWATTIAGILGAMIVSFGIFKKIGYESGYIRETLKIAICTSGMVFVLVLLKALLPFSTLSSLIEIVAGTAIFMLLAKLLGVKELEGFMKFLIGRKTRG
- a CDS encoding PPC domain-containing DNA-binding protein, which codes for MIYREDERILFIRMDDGENFVENLEKVLREAGVTSGVIISGVGMLRDLEIGWFNVEKMVYEKEQISVPHELVSISGNISLLEGNPFPHMHVSHAGPSRALSGGHLFSGIVCNTVELFILKAPLLELKRVASKGFKALE